A section of the Suncus etruscus isolate mSunEtr1 chromosome X, mSunEtr1.pri.cur, whole genome shotgun sequence genome encodes:
- the RAI2 gene encoding retinoic acid-induced protein 2, which produces MDDLQAQNLSMDMGDSSPALGNNRLENGMAQLITTEAWNINSTDLVKKALVTVPAPSILNPPSESQSGMALKVAATVLQPLCLGESPVVMPIHMQVEGGSAPELNPNTNAATYVMTTQGPVQLPVVLEQHVFQHLNSPLVLPQETPCSSNAIHSNLFQGGEDPEAQPQLLDLRISSQPQEPPLPFEAVLQNLFPSQGALGPPPCQPPPGYAPAPPQTFNSPLSPLVPPATLLVPYPVIVPLPVPIPIPIPIPVPQSSESKFSPSCAKPPPAFGVHPLKGTQTPLEKDELKPFHLLQPREYFQLSRHTVIKMGSENEALDLSMKSVPWHKAGQVSPHVCQEEAALDLSLAAQRKAERPLEAPYESGLVLLDTAAPAPMEKPPSGVDAPFSAGPARAVPGLMEKQLGCSDTPEQLNQPPQVSGGGGGGGGGGGGGGGGGGCCGGDVKAETSAEMASESQAAKVIVSVEDAVPAIYCGKIKGLSGVSTKNFSFKREDSVLHSYDISSPGEEALGSAEALRKPIKNRCIKLKKVNSQEIHMLPIKKQRLATFFPRK; this is translated from the coding sequence ATGGATGATCTGCAGGCTCAGAACCTGTCCATGGACATGGGCGACTCCTCTCCAGCCTTGGGCAACAACAGACTGGAGAACGGCATGGCCCAGCTCATCACCACTGAGGCCTGGAACATCAACTCCACCGATCTGGTCAAGAAAGCCCTGGTGACCGTGCCAGCTCCGTCCATTCTGAACCCGCCATCTGAGTCACAGAGCGGCATGGCTTTGAAGGTAGCGGCCACCGTGCTACAGCCCTTGTGTCTGGGAGAGAGCCCGGTGGTGATGCCCATCCACATGCAGGTGGAGGGCGGCTCAGCCCCTGAGCTCAACCCCAACACCAATGCCGCCACCTATGTGATGACCACGCAGGGCCCGGTGCAGCTGCCCGTGGTGCTGGAGCAACACGTGTTCCAGCATCTCAACTCCCCGCTGGTACTGCCGCAGGAAACACCCTGCTCCTCCAATGCCATCCACAGCAACCTGTTCCAGGGGGGCGAGGACCCCGAGGCACAGCCCCAACTCCTGGACCTGAGGATCTCCAGCCAACCACAAGAGCCTCCCTTGCCCtttgaagctgtgctccagaatcTGTTTCCCTCGCAGGGAGCGCTTGGCCCCCCACCCTGCCAACCTCCTCCTGGGTATGCCCCGGCACCCCCTCAAACCTTTAATTCCCCATTGTCACCCCTAGTCCCGCCAGCCACCCTCTTGGTCCCCTATCCTGTGATTGTGCCCTTGCCTGTGCcaatccccatccccatccccatcccagTGCCTCAGAGTTCCGAGTCCAAGTTCAGCCCCAGCTGCGCCAAACCTCCGCCCGCCTTCGGAGTGCACCCCTTGAAAGGCACCCAGACTCCCCTGGAGAAGGATGAACTAAAGCCGTTCCACCTGCTCCAGCCCAGGGAGTACTTCCAGCTGAGCCGCCACACGGTGATCAAGATGGGCAGTGAGAACGAGGCCCTGGATCTCTCCATGAAGTCGGTGCCCTGGCACAAAGCTGGCCAAGTTAGCCCCCACGTCTGCCAGGAGGAAGCAGCTCTGGACCTCTCCCTGGCAGCGCAGCGCAAAGCAGAGCGCCCCCTGGAGGCACCGTACGAGAGCGGCCTGGTGCTCCTGGACACTGCAGCTCCCGCCCCGATGGAGAAGCCGCCCAGCGGTGTGGACGCGCCCTTCTCCGCGGGCCCGGCCCGGGCAGTCCCGGGCTTGATGGAGAAGCAGCTGGGTTGCAGCGACACCCCCGAGCAGCTCAACCAGCCCCCCCAAGTcagtggcggcggcggcggtggaggtggaggtggtgGCGGTGGAGGCGGTGGCGGTGGCTGCTGCGGTGGCGACGTCAAGGCAGAAACCAGCGCGGAGATGGCGAGCGAGTCGCAGGCGGCCAAGGTGATCGTGTCGGTGGAAGACGCCGTGCCCGCCATCTACTGCGGCAAGATCAAGGGCCTCTCGGGGGTGTCCACCAAAAACTTCTCCTTCAAAAGAGAAGACTCCGTGCTGCACAGCTACGACATCAGCAGCCCCGGAGAAGAGGCCCTGGGGAGCGCAGAGGCCCTGCGGAAGCCCATCAAAAACCGATGCATAAAGTTAAAGAAAGTGAACTCCCAGGAAATCCACATGCTCCCCATCAAAAAACAACGGCTGGCCACCTTCTTCCCGAGAAAGTAG